In Daphnia magna isolate NIES linkage group LG5, ASM2063170v1.1, whole genome shotgun sequence, the sequence GAGAATCAGCTTCGCCATGAAACTATTCTTGTTTTTAACATTCTTTGCAATTTGCAACTCACAAGAGAACCAATCGTCACCTGATACGGCAGAGGTTCAAGCAAGCAGCCTGTTTAGTAGAATTTCCCAGTGTATTTTATATCGGTATATTCCggatgaagaagaggaggcTACGGGGATGGTTTTACTAGAAAAAAACAGTACGGACAATTCTTATAGAATCGAAGAATTCGGCATTTCCTACAGATACGTCCCATGTCGAGATGATTGGAGCGCTCTAATGACAGTTTTTGAAAGCCACGAAAATTTCCTTCGAGGACAAAATGCACGTTTGAAGAATTTGGTAAATCAATGCCAAATAGAGCGGATTCAGTACAAGAATGAGTCGGAAGAACAGACAAATCGACTAAACGAAGAAAAACATTACCATCTATTTAATTTAACTGAATGCCTaaatgaagtaaaaaacaaacgccTGTTGTTTGAATCTGAAATCGAAAATTGTCGAAATTCAAACAATAATTCAGGTGAGAAAATCGCAGCCGTTGAAACGGAGATTAACAAGTTGGAATCCGACTTGGCTTTGTGTTTAAGTGAAGATGAAAGCAAAGAATTGCTGCTCAAGGCGGAAATGGAAAACTGTCAAAACCAAAATTCAATGTTAAACGAAGCGATTGCAATCTGCGATGTGGAAAAGTCAAAATTGAGATCGAATTACACCGATTGTCTAGCAGACAGAAAAAACGAGTCACTACGTTTTGTCGCGGAAATGACAGattgcaaaaatttgaaaagttCTTTAAACAAGCAAGTCTTAGATTGTGAAGCTGTAAATGAAAATAAGCAAATCAGTTTGATCGAGtgccaaacaaaaaactggACGCAATCGCTAGAAACTGAACTGGAAAAATGCCAACATTTGTTTTCGGtgttaaatgaaaaactttcAAGCTGCGATACAGCAAACACGCTACTTGAATCCAACTTGACTGGATGTTTGAACGAAGTAAACAAGAACATTTCATTGTTTAACGCCGAAATAAAAGATTACCATAGTTCTAATTACTCTGGAAATGAAAGAATTGTCGTCTGTgaagcagaaaaaagaaaagcgaatTTCCGTTTGACTGGATGCTTAAGTGAAGGCGAAAGTAAAACATCTTTATTGGAAGCTGAGATCGACCAACTACTGAGAAATAACtctgcattcaatgtgaaggaGTTGGCCTGTGATACGGAAAAGACAAAGATAGAATCAAACTTTACTGAATGTTTTAACGACTGGAAAAACAAATTCGGACGTTTTGAAGCCGAAGTCAATCAATGCCAAGACTTGCGCGATGCCCAAGACGAGAAAAGGATAACCTGCGAAAACGGATATAAGAAAATGGTTGTCAATCTGACTGCATGTTTAAATATAATGGACGATGAAAATCTAAAGCGCGCAATGGCTTACGCCAAGAAATATCAAGACCTAAGCCTCCTTCATAAGAATGAAGCTGAAACGTGTGATGTAGAGTCGAGAAAACTGGAAGCCAACTTGACTGGATGTCTAACTGAAGGCCAAAACGAATTAACGCGATTAGAggacgaaataaaaaattatcaGAAATTAAATTATTCCCTGAGTGAGAAGATTTCAATGTGCAATATAGAAAAGTCAAAAATCAATTCTCAACTTGGGGGATGTTTAACTgagaccaaaaataaaacactgCTTCTAGAGACTACACGTGACGAAACTCAAAATACGAATTTGACATTGAATGCCAAAATTGCAACATGCAATAAAGACAGGACAGAGATAATGCTAAACTACACTAAATGTCTGAACGATGAAAATGCAGCAGCAGagaataatttgaaaaaagttCCATTCATTGAATACATTGCTTCCTTCTGGAAAGGATCATCATTTTTCATCAAGAACGACAAGCCTTCCTATGAAAGCCTTGTGAATTACGATCGATATAATGTAGCCCGTTTGGGGCTTTTCCCGCTATCAGGCATTAAGCCACTCAAACCCGAATTTGGTCCAGTTCTTAACGACGTCCTTTCCTTTCGATACCCCATCAGAATGCCAGCGTGTACCTCGTCGAGTCTACCAAGTTTGTTCATTGTGGTGATATCCAGTCCAGACAGTTTTGCAAAACGGGATCGAATACGGAAAGAATTACGAATTGCAATCGCTGCTAAAATGGGTGTGATTGGTAAAATCAGCTTTGGATTTTTCTTGGAACTAACAAGCAACCCTTTGACGCAAACAAAAATCGAAGAAGAGAGTAATGTCGAATCTGATATTGTTCAG encodes:
- the LOC123466239 gene encoding uncharacterized protein LOC123466239 isoform X1 — translated: MATTCISTSHRMSCRGRRVLFRQNLVPNLKVNVKAFTAIIPGSFQKISAMVFQLHGKNSLFLRSGNFVEMRISFAMKLFLFLTFFAICNSQENQSSPDTAEVQASSLFSRISQCILYRYIPDEEEEATGMVLLEKNSTDNSYRIEEFGISYRYVPCRDDWSALMTVFESHENFLRGQNARLKNLVNQCQIERIQYKNESEEQTNRLNEEKHYHLFNLTECLNEVKNKRLLFESEIENCRNSNNNSGEKIAAVETEINKLESDLALCLSEDESKELLLKAEMENCQNQNSMLNEAIAICDVEKSKLRSNYTDCLADRKNESLRFVAEMTDCKNLKSSLNKQVLDCEAVNENKQISLIECQTKNWTQSLETELEKCQHLFSVLNEKLSSCDTANTLLESNLTGCLNEVNKNISLFNAEIKDYHSSNYSGNERIVVCEAEKRKANFRLTGCLSEGESKTSLLEAEIDQLLRNNSAFNVKELACDTEKTKIESNFTECFNDWKNKFGRFEAEVNQCQDLRDAQDEKRITCENGYKKMVVNLTACLNIMDDENLKRAMAYAKKYQDLSLLHKNEAETCDVESRKLEANLTGCLTEGQNELTRLEDEIKNYQKLNYSLSEKISMCNIEKSKINSQLGGCLTETKNKTLLLETTRDETQNTNLTLNAKIATCNKDRTEIMLNYTKCLNDENAAAENNLKKVPFIEYIASFWKGSSFFIKNDKPSYESLVNYDRYNVARLGLFPLSGIKPLKPEFGPVLNDVLSFRYPIRMPACTSSSLPSLFIVVISSPDSFAKRDRIRKELRIAIAAKMGVIGKISFGFFLELTSNPLTQTKIEEESNVESDIVQINIVIKSYRDSTLKMAAVFNWLNRNCSPVTFIFKVEEDVKFDLSKLIQIVKSYAQSPLLSLGVLADNESLTNREGGPRKITYEEFPWNNYPTYFNGSAYFLHGTSVLPLLACFQTTPMFPFEDVYVTGLCRQKAGIKRIDCPTTVANNFCY
- the LOC123466239 gene encoding uncharacterized protein LOC123466239 isoform X2, yielding MVFQLHGKNSLFLRSGNFVEMRISFAMKLFLFLTFFAICNSQENQSSPDTAEVQASSLFSRISQCILYRYIPDEEEEATGMVLLEKNSTDNSYRIEEFGISYRYVPCRDDWSALMTVFESHENFLRGQNARLKNLVNQCQIERIQYKNESEEQTNRLNEEKHYHLFNLTECLNEVKNKRLLFESEIENCRNSNNNSGEKIAAVETEINKLESDLALCLSEDESKELLLKAEMENCQNQNSMLNEAIAICDVEKSKLRSNYTDCLADRKNESLRFVAEMTDCKNLKSSLNKQVLDCEAVNENKQISLIECQTKNWTQSLETELEKCQHLFSVLNEKLSSCDTANTLLESNLTGCLNEVNKNISLFNAEIKDYHSSNYSGNERIVVCEAEKRKANFRLTGCLSEGESKTSLLEAEIDQLLRNNSAFNVKELACDTEKTKIESNFTECFNDWKNKFGRFEAEVNQCQDLRDAQDEKRITCENGYKKMVVNLTACLNIMDDENLKRAMAYAKKYQDLSLLHKNEAETCDVESRKLEANLTGCLTEGQNELTRLEDEIKNYQKLNYSLSEKISMCNIEKSKINSQLGGCLTETKNKTLLLETTRDETQNTNLTLNAKIATCNKDRTEIMLNYTKCLNDENAAAENNLKKVPFIEYIASFWKGSSFFIKNDKPSYESLVNYDRYNVARLGLFPLSGIKPLKPEFGPVLNDVLSFRYPIRMPACTSSSLPSLFIVVISSPDSFAKRDRIRKELRIAIAAKMGVIGKISFGFFLELTSNPLTQTKIEEESNVESDIVQINIVIKSYRDSTLKMAAVFNWLNRNCSPVTFIFKVEEDVKFDLSKLIQIVKSYAQSPLLSLGVLADNESLTNREGGPRKITYEEFPWNNYPTYFNGSAYFLHGTSVLPLLACFQTTPMFPFEDVYVTGLCRQKAGIKRIDCPTTVANNFCY